One genomic segment of Pseudonocardia sp. T1-2H includes these proteins:
- a CDS encoding ATP-dependent Clp protease proteolytic subunit → MGEHGPARGAGSLLAAYRWECAEITARHSGRSVDEVLADTEAERWFTAEEAVDAGLVDRVG, encoded by the coding sequence GTGGGCGAACACGGCCCTGCCCGCGGCGCCGGATCCCTACTGGCCGCGTACCGGTGGGAGTGCGCGGAGATCACCGCACGACACAGCGGCCGGAGCGTCGACGAGGTGCTCGCCGACACGGAGGCCGAGCGCTGGTTCACCGCCGAGGAGGCGGTGGACGCAGGGCTCGTCGACCGGGTGGGGTGA
- a CDS encoding sodium:proton exchanger, giving the protein MPDSLRRVPLQLLFAIVIALPGAYLGAASYLGLPHPELTPPLAAAVYGLAIIGAAFVLSWAAEAAQVDISAGLALAVLALLAVLPEYAVDFVFGFRAGQVFEEYGSCVPDAAGTNPCSLALANMTGANRVLVGVGWPLVVLVATLAVRHAKRNGGQDSVSTHTGAVTMPRAMSAEVVFLGIATIYSLTLPLRWSLTLVDAAVLVAIFAAYAWRLAKAPAEEPDLQGASAWIAERPKRRRRWLVGGLFLLAAFVILTTAEHFAEGLVATGAELGVDPFVLVQWVAPLASESPELIVACLYAWRLKAGDSLGTLLSSKVNQWTLLVGTLPIVFAVSSTSLHGLPLDTHQRLELLLTASQSLFAVSLLVTLGLSLRGAVALLVLFLVQFATSIMLPAETDRIVVVAMSGVYLVLAVAQFVQHRALLVRTTKDGLATPFDELEKADEEAAARR; this is encoded by the coding sequence ATGCCCGACTCCCTGCGGCGGGTGCCGCTGCAGCTCCTGTTCGCGATCGTGATCGCACTACCCGGCGCCTATCTCGGCGCGGCGTCGTATCTCGGTCTGCCGCACCCGGAGCTCACGCCACCGCTGGCGGCGGCCGTCTACGGCCTCGCGATCATCGGGGCGGCGTTCGTCCTGTCCTGGGCGGCCGAGGCGGCGCAGGTGGACATCAGTGCCGGGCTCGCCCTCGCCGTGCTGGCGCTGCTCGCGGTGCTGCCCGAGTACGCCGTCGACTTCGTGTTCGGCTTCCGCGCGGGGCAGGTCTTCGAGGAGTACGGGTCCTGCGTCCCGGACGCCGCCGGCACCAACCCCTGCTCGCTGGCCCTGGCCAACATGACCGGGGCCAACCGGGTGCTCGTCGGCGTCGGCTGGCCGCTGGTGGTGCTCGTCGCGACGCTCGCGGTCCGGCATGCGAAACGCAACGGCGGCCAGGACAGCGTCTCGACGCACACCGGCGCCGTCACCATGCCGCGCGCGATGTCCGCCGAGGTCGTCTTCCTCGGCATCGCCACGATCTACTCGCTGACGCTGCCGCTGCGGTGGTCGCTCACGCTCGTCGACGCCGCCGTGCTCGTGGCGATCTTCGCGGCCTACGCGTGGCGCCTGGCCAAGGCGCCCGCCGAGGAACCGGACCTGCAGGGGGCGTCGGCCTGGATCGCGGAGCGGCCGAAACGCCGCAGGCGCTGGCTGGTCGGCGGGCTGTTCCTGCTCGCGGCATTCGTCATCCTCACCACCGCCGAGCACTTCGCGGAAGGGCTGGTCGCGACCGGGGCGGAGCTAGGCGTCGACCCGTTCGTGCTGGTCCAGTGGGTCGCGCCGCTCGCGAGCGAGTCCCCGGAGCTGATCGTCGCCTGCCTCTACGCGTGGCGGCTCAAAGCCGGGGACTCGCTCGGCACGCTGCTGTCCAGCAAGGTCAACCAATGGACGCTGCTGGTCGGGACGCTGCCGATCGTCTTCGCGGTCTCCTCGACGTCACTGCACGGGCTCCCGTTGGACACGCATCAGCGTCTCGAGCTGCTGCTGACGGCGTCGCAGTCCCTGTTCGCGGTGAGCCTGCTGGTCACGCTCGGGCTGAGCCTGCGCGGCGCGGTGGCACTGCTGGTGCTGTTCCTGGTGCAGTTCGCCACGTCCATCATGCTGCCCGCCGAGACGGACCGGATCGTCGTCGTGGCGATGTCCGGGGTGTACCTCGTGCTGGCGGTGGCGCAGTTCGTCCAGCACCGGGCGCTGCTGGTTCGGACGACGAAGGACGGGCTCGCGACCCCGTTCGACGAGCTGGAGAAGGCGGACGAGGAGGCGGCCGCCCGCCGCTGA